CACATCGGGGAGCGTCAGGGTTTCTTCCTCTTCAAGACTCACTACCAGTGCATGGAGCTTCTGAATAAGGGATTCTCCCGGTTGACCGGGATGGTAGGGATGCTCTCTGCACACTGCGGGCATACCGTGCTCGCGTCGGACCCATTGCCAGATTTGCGATCGAGGCGTGCCGCCGGTGAAGATTATGAGGTGCTCATGAGCGACTTTCGTGACCTGTCGCTCGATTTTGCGACGGGTGGGATAGTCCGGGAGCCGCCCGTTGGATTCCGGTCCGCACACGAAAGCCGCCATGCCGCATTTCTCGGCGACAGCGGAGAGAGGATATGTGTTTCCATCCACCGTGATGTCGAGCGTGGCCTTGTGATGATTCCATCCAAGCCCTTCGATGAAAAGAGGCGTGAAGTCGAATGAGGCGAGGTGCTTGCGGGCTTCAGCGAGATTCAAAGGCATCGTTCACACGACTCCCTATTTCTCGACCTTAAGATCGGACAATCCCATGGAACAGATGATGCGTGGTTCCCGGGCGGTTTCCGCATCATCGGTCTTGACCGTGAGCGCATCGGCGTCACGGAGGGACATCACCTTTTGCGCCAGATCCTGATCGGATACGTGCGTCCGCAACAGGCGATTCAGAACATCCTTGGCGGCATCGCGCAACGGATACCGGTATATCTCCTCAATGGCCCGGTGCAACTCCTGCCGATCAAACAGAGTATCCTTCACTTCTTCCGCGTATCGCTTGAGCCGCTCATATGTTCTGAACCGCGCGCCCGAGGGGCGGCCGAGCTGACCCCCGCCTGTCTTCTCTTCCTTAACGATCTGCTCGACCCCTGACCGGACGAGGGTATGATGTGCCTCAAGGCGCGGAACCGCCGGCGTGGCCGGGGCGCACCTGGCGGCATCCAGAATCAATTTCTGCGATTCTGTAACGCTTCGACCGGAGGAATCAATCCAGGCGAGCGCATCGTTGTCCCCAGCGGTCCGCAGATAGACCAGAACTCCGGCAGGGGCCTCGGACGAGGATTTGTGCGCGCGGGTGGAATACACTACCGGTGGCAGATCGGCGACGGTTTTCTCCAATGCGGGATCGGCGCCGACCGCGTTCTTCCATATCTGATAGGCGTAGGATGCCATATCCACTTCCCCATCGGCGTCGCCGTCGAGGATACCCGCTTTTTCGGTAAAAAGATCGCGCACGGCCTTATCATTGCGGTCATCCTCGAAGAACGCCTCGTCCGTCCCGACCACTTCAGCGTTCTCCCGCAGGCGCTGCCGTACACGGGCGCGAAGACGAATTATGCGCTCCACGCCATCGGCGGGGAGAAACGAGTAGCTCACTATAGTTTCCGCATGTTGCCCGATGCGGTCCACACGGCCGATCCGCTGCACAAGGCGGATAATCGCCCACGGGAGATCGTAATTGACCACAATGGCGCAGTCCTGGAGATTCTGTCCCTCGCTCAACACATCCGTGGCGATGAGCACCCGAAGTTCGTCTTTCGGGGGAACCTTGTCCCGCTTTTCGTTGCTTTCCGGGCTGAACCTCCAGGCAAGATGCGTTGGGTCCGATGAATTTCCCGTTACAGCCGCCAGGCGATCGACTCCCATCGCTTTGAGTTGCTTTTCGAGATAGAGCACCGTGTCGGCGAATTGGGAAAATACGATTATCTTGTCCTTGGGATGTTGTGTACGGATCAGTGCACGCAACGCTGATAGCTTCGTATCAAGGCGGGGATTCCACTCGCCGCACATGTCCAGCACTCCGATGAGCGCTTCGGCGTCGGTACGCAGGTACTTTGGGAGTATCTTGTCGAAAAGGTCCGCGCGAAGCCAGTCGAACCGTTTTTTCCCATGAGTGGCATACCCGCGGTAAACCTCTGCTGCCCGCTTTCTGAAGCCCTCGATTGTCCGCAGGTCAGTTGTGTCCTCGGCGGCGCATGCCGTCCCTTCTTCTCCCTGGAAGATATCCCCGACAAAATCGGTGTCTTCGTCGCATATCCGAGCATCCAATAGACCGCTATCCTGTGTTCCGATGGGGAGAGGTTTCCCCGCTTCTATGGCATGGAGATAGACAAAGTTCCGAAGGATGTGTCGTTCCACCGACTGGAGAAACGCCTGTCCGCTGGATTCAAGTCGCTTGAACAGATTTGTCCGGCAGAATCCCATCAATCGCTTGCCTGCACGGGAGAGATTTTGAAGCGCCTTTGCCTCATCTCTGGTCGGCGGTGTATCGGGAGCCGGGGCGATGAAGTTGCCCAATCCATAGCGGGGCAGATGGAGTGAGCCGATTGTAGTAACGACATCCGAGGAGTAGAGACGCGCATACTGATCTTTCTTGCTGCGCTCATCGATGGAAAATTTCAACGTCTTGGGGATACGCGTGGGGAAGTAGTACGGGACCCCCTCCTTAAGCGGGAGGAACTTGCGCCCGTTCGCGGGATCAGTTTCCGCATAATTATCCATGATGAAGCTGCGCGTCCGCCGGACAAGATAGAGGCGCATGAGTTCGCGCCAGTCGTCGGCATATTCGCTCTTCTCAAAGGCCGCCAATGTTCGCGGGGCGCATTGATGGCGGCGAATGAATTCCGTCTCCCCTAGATCTTTCAGCAGCCTCTCCGGACGGATGGGGAGCGTCTGATCGTCGGGGAGGAATAACCGGAGCTGGTTTGAGAGGTCAAGATAGGTTTTATTGTAGGGTGTCGCGGAAAGCAGAATGCACTTGCTGTCGTTCTTCTTGATGTAATCACGAATGGCGCTGTAGGTCTTCCCCTCGCGGTTGCGGAGATTATGGCTTTCGTCGATCACCACGAGACGATATCGGCGCATGTCGGGCAATTCACGGATAGCGCGGCTTAGAGAAAGCACTTTCCCGCGAAGATGGTATCGTTCCCTGTAATCTGTCCACATGGGGAGCAGATTTTTCGGGCAGATCACCAGAGTCTCAAGATCGTAATCGTCCTCGAAAACACGCGCGAGCGCCGTCGCCATCATGGTCTTGCCGAGGCCGACCACGTCGCCGATCAATACCCCGCCGCGCTTATTGACGTGATGTGCGGCGATTTTGACCGCTGCTTCCTGAAAGGCGAACAGCCTGTCCTTCAGCTCGTCCGGCAGGTGGAATTCGGATATGCCCTCGCGGGCCTCGCGGGATAGATGGTAGGCCATCTTGATGTAGATATGATATGGGGGGATCGCATCCTCGCGCGCCCAGCTCTCCTCGATGACGCTCACAAGATCGGAGGAGATATCGATGCACCAATGGTCACTCCATCTATCCTCGAACCATTGCGCCAGTTTTCGGCATGCATCGTGATCGAGGACGTCGATGTTCAACTCTCCCTGATGCGCAAGGCCGGCGAGGGTCAGATTACTGCTGCCAAGGTAACCGACGGTTGGATTTATGGGATCCGGTCTGAACAGCAGATACAGTTTTGCGTGGAGCGGATGGCGCAGAAACAGCCTGACGACGACCTTCTTCGCTTTAATCTGTGCGGCCAGTCTGCGAAGTCCCGCTTCGTCATCATTAGTGGGTACGCCGATCGTCAGTTGCTCCTTGAATTTCTGGACTATCTCCTTCTTGAGGCGAACGGCGATTTTCTGATCGATATCCTCGTCTGACTTGCCCATACCGAGAAGGGTATAGACTTCTTCATGGGGTATGCGCTGCATCCCGACAAGCAGACGGCAGCAACGCCCCTCTCCGCCCGCCCAACGCTCAATGTGAGAATCCAGGGCCTTCCACCCGCGGAGATTGAAATATCCCACGCAAAAATCCGCGCGGTCGGAGACTGCAATCGTTTCACGGAGAGCGGAAAGGAGATCGTCGGAGATGTTGTCGAAGATGCGGGGCATTGAGCGCCTCCAGAGGGGCTAATGATACGACAATCTCGATGAGATCACAATGTTGAGCCGATATCCATGTTGAGCCGATATCCCTGCCGTAGTAAAGCAAACATGAATTTACATAGTTGGGCTATTTGCAGGAGTGATTGTGTTTGATGGGCGATATCAAGATGGGAAGGAGTCACGCCTCCGACGTGGAGGCAAGCTCGACGGCGGTCCGGATCCTTGCGGCGACGTGGGGGATAACGCCGGCCCGGAAACACCCTCTCCGCTCAGTCCCCCTTGCCCTCGCTCCTATTACGCTACCCCTCGCACGAAGACGCCCTTTTGAATCTAGAGCGTCCGGCGCAGGCTGGCCGCAAACCGCCCGCTCGCACGGAAAAGCCCTACTGCTGCACCACGGCCTTGCAGCTGTCGTTGAACGCCCCAACTCATTCGATGCGCCTTGCCCGATTCGGTTCCCTTCCCCGGATCATGGAGTGAGAAAGAGGCGCACGGAACAACAATGCACATAGCACATAAAGAAGCGGCGCGCCCTTTCGGGCGCGCCGCTTGGGGCATCACCGTTGTGCGGAGAGCCGGTCAGGCCTTCTTCACCTTGTCCGCCAGCTTGATGAGCCGGCAGATGCGGATGACCTCGAGCCTGCCTCCCACCCCCACGGCCGCGCTGTCGGCGCGGAACTCCTGGACGATGCCGACGCGCTCCTTGCCGCCGTCCGTCCTCCATCCGACCAGATTGCCGATCTTGATATCGGTCGGGACCGACGGACGCCTGCTGGGCTTCGCCGGGGTCATCTGGGAGTACTTCAACCAGATCGGCTCGGCCTGTGCCGCGTCGCCGACCACAAGGATCGAGGGCGCGCCTTCTTCGCCGAATCTCCTCAGGACGACCTTCTTGGCGGCCTTACGGCCCCTGCGGCCGGCCTTCTTCTGCTTTTTCGCGGCCTTGGGGGCCGCCTTCCCCGCCTTCTTGCCGGGCTTCGCTGCGGCAGCCGCGGCCTGTTTCTTAACCTTCCTGCCGCTCCTGGCGGCCTTTTTCGCGGTCTTTTTCGCCTTTTTGGGCGTCTCCTCGGCCTGCGAGGAGATGAGTTCATCGATCATCTGCGTCCTCCTTCCTTCTTTTCGTTCTTTCGAACCCCCGCGGACGCACCGCGGAACCTCCTGACCGGCTGCGGAACCCGCCGTCCGCACCACAGTCACTTCACGGCTTCATGGTATCAGGAAACGGACGTCTGTCAAGGAAAATTGAGCGTCCACAGGGGGGCTGGGGCGCCCCCGCCCGGCGCGCAATGCGGCGCCGTTCAGGCCCGTTCCCGTGGTATATTTGCGCAATGCGCGCCGCTGCAAGCGCTTCGTGCGCCGTCCTCCTCGTCTGTGCCGCCCGCGTCCCGTCGTTGGCGGAGACGTGGGCGTGGTCAGGCACCGGGCGCATCGAGGGGGCGGACAACGTCTTCAGGATCGTCCAGGCCTGCGGCGGCGCCCTGCACGCCGCCACCGGCCCCCGCGGGGCGGTCTACACGTCCCACGGGGAAGGATGGAGCCGCCCCGCGTTCCTCCCCGGCGCAGCCGATGTCCTGGCCCTCATCGAAGCGTCAAACGGCTCCCTCTACGCCGGCAGCTCCCCGAACGGGGCGATCTTTAGGAGCGATGACGGCGGGGAAAGCTGGGACGCGATCTTCTCGGACCATGCGAACGTAGGCGAGGTCAAGTCGTTCGCCGAGATGGAAGACGGGTCCCTGTACGCTGGCACCGGCCCGGAGGGGACGATCCTCGTCTCCCGCGACGGCGGGGGATCGTGGGAGGAGGCGGGGAGTATCCCGGGCGCGCGGTTCGTCTACTGTCTCCTCGCCGCCTCGGGCGAGGTTCTCTACGCAGGGACCGACTGCGGCGTCTTCGCGTCTCACGAGGAGGGCCGGTGGCGGTCCACCGGCGGGCCTCCGGGCGTTCCCCTCGTCTTCCGCCTTGCGGAGGGGACAAGCGGATCGATCCTCGCGGGGTGCGATGGACAAACGTTCGAGTATCCGGCCGGGACGGGTTCGTGGCTTCCCGGCCTGCGGGTGAGCCGATTCAGCTACGCGGTCTTCAGCATCGTGGACGTTTCGGGAACGCTTTTCGCAAGCACCGGATCGGACAGCGGCATCCACGCGCGCGCGCCGGGCGACGCGGCCTGGCGCCGCGTCGCCGGTTTCAGGTACGCGCCGAACGTCTACGACCTGCTCCACGCGTCCGACGGGACGTCGTACGCGGCGGTCGGCGGCTCCGCGGGCTCGGGGGCGGTGTACGCGCACGCGCCGCTCCTGAAAGTCTGGGTGGGCACGGATATGCCCAATGCCGGGGAGCCGCTGACCGTCGAGTTCGCCGTGCGCCCCGTCGCATCCCGTTTCGACGCGTACGCGATCGTCACGGGGCCGGGCGGATCCTACTCCTGCACAGACGGAACCCCGTCGGTTTTGGTGCCCGGCATCCGGCCGTTCCTGCGCGGCGTCCCCGGCCTCGCCGTCCCCGCGTCAGGCGTCGTCCTCTCCCTCCCCGCCGCGCCCCCCGGCGCCTGGTCGGTCGTCGCCGGCCTCGTCCCCGCCGGGGCGCCGCCCTCGGCACACGGTACAATCCCCGGATATCTCGATTCCTGCCGGATCGAGATCGGGGCCGGAAGGTGACGTCTCGCCGCGGAGGGGCCGACGCGGCGGGGGCCCCCGTGCTCCGCGGCGGCGGCACCGTAGATCGTATCGCCTTTCCATGGCGCTTCCCGGGCACCCCGATTCCGGGCCGTCGCATTCGCCGCCGGATCCCTCCGGTGGCGATCCCGGCGGCGTGCGGTTGAACGGCGTTGACAGGCCGCGCCGCCTGGCCGATACTTTCGGCGTAAGGACGCGC
This is a stretch of genomic DNA from Chlamydiota bacterium. It encodes these proteins:
- a CDS encoding NgoFVII family restriction endonuclease; its protein translation is MPRIFDNISDDLLSALRETIAVSDRADFCVGYFNLRGWKALDSHIERWAGGEGRCCRLLVGMQRIPHEEVYTLLGMGKSDEDIDQKIAVRLKKEIVQKFKEQLTIGVPTNDDEAGLRRLAAQIKAKKVVVRLFLRHPLHAKLYLLFRPDPINPTVGYLGSSNLTLAGLAHQGELNIDVLDHDACRKLAQWFEDRWSDHWCIDISSDLVSVIEESWAREDAIPPYHIYIKMAYHLSREAREGISEFHLPDELKDRLFAFQEAAVKIAAHHVNKRGGVLIGDVVGLGKTMMATALARVFEDDYDLETLVICPKNLLPMWTDYRERYHLRGKVLSLSRAIRELPDMRRYRLVVIDESHNLRNREGKTYSAIRDYIKKNDSKCILLSATPYNKTYLDLSNQLRLFLPDDQTLPIRPERLLKDLGETEFIRRHQCAPRTLAAFEKSEYADDWRELMRLYLVRRTRSFIMDNYAETDPANGRKFLPLKEGVPYYFPTRIPKTLKFSIDERSKKDQYARLYSSDVVTTIGSLHLPRYGLGNFIAPAPDTPPTRDEAKALQNLSRAGKRLMGFCRTNLFKRLESSGQAFLQSVERHILRNFVYLHAIEAGKPLPIGTQDSGLLDARICDEDTDFVGDIFQGEEGTACAAEDTTDLRTIEGFRKRAAEVYRGYATHGKKRFDWLRADLFDKILPKYLRTDAEALIGVLDMCGEWNPRLDTKLSALRALIRTQHPKDKIIVFSQFADTVLYLEKQLKAMGVDRLAAVTGNSSDPTHLAWRFSPESNEKRDKVPPKDELRVLIATDVLSEGQNLQDCAIVVNYDLPWAIIRLVQRIGRVDRIGQHAETIVSYSFLPADGVERIIRLRARVRQRLRENAEVVGTDEAFFEDDRNDKAVRDLFTEKAGILDGDADGEVDMASYAYQIWKNAVGADPALEKTVADLPPVVYSTRAHKSSSEAPAGVLVYLRTAGDNDALAWIDSSGRSVTESQKLILDAARCAPATPAVPRLEAHHTLVRSGVEQIVKEEKTGGGQLGRPSGARFRTYERLKRYAEEVKDTLFDRQELHRAIEEIYRYPLRDAAKDVLNRLLRTHVSDQDLAQKVMSLRDADALTVKTDDAETAREPRIICSMGLSDLKVEK
- a CDS encoding exo-alpha-sialidase, with the translated sequence MRAAASASCAVLLVCAARVPSLAETWAWSGTGRIEGADNVFRIVQACGGALHAATGPRGAVYTSHGEGWSRPAFLPGAADVLALIEASNGSLYAGSSPNGAIFRSDDGGESWDAIFSDHANVGEVKSFAEMEDGSLYAGTGPEGTILVSRDGGGSWEEAGSIPGARFVYCLLAASGEVLYAGTDCGVFASHEEGRWRSTGGPPGVPLVFRLAEGTSGSILAGCDGQTFEYPAGTGSWLPGLRVSRFSYAVFSIVDVSGTLFASTGSDSGIHARAPGDAAWRRVAGFRYAPNVYDLLHASDGTSYAAVGGSAGSGAVYAHAPLLKVWVGTDMPNAGEPLTVEFAVRPVASRFDAYAIVTGPGGSYSCTDGTPSVLVPGIRPFLRGVPGLAVPASGVVLSLPAAPPGAWSVVAGLVPAGAPPSAHGTIPGYLDSCRIEIGAGR